A genomic region of Balaenoptera acutorostrata chromosome 4, mBalAcu1.1, whole genome shotgun sequence contains the following coding sequences:
- the CFAP298 gene encoding cilia- and flagella-associated protein 298 isoform X2, which translates to MNGVKSVSPVRVQYLKRMILDEGMDKKHVEANVCVTMEMVKDALDQLRGAVMIVYPMGLPPYDPIRMEFENKEDLSGSQAALSVITESEAQLWWAAKELRRTKKLSDYVGKNEKTKIIVKIQRRGQGAPAREPIISSEEQKQLMLYYHRRQEELKKLEENDDDSCLNSPWADNTALKRHFHGVKDIKWRPR; encoded by the exons ATGAATGGGGTGAAAAGTGTGTCCCCAGTGCGGGTTCAGTATTTAAAAAGGATGATATTGGACGAAGGAATGGACAAG AAACATGTGGAAGCCAATGTCTGCGTTACCATGGAGATGGTGAAAGACGCCTTGGACCAGCTTCGAGGTGCAGTGATGATTGTTTATCCCATGGGGTTGCCGCCATACGATCCTATCCGGAtggaatttgaaaataaagaagatCTGTCGGGGAGTCAG GCAGCACTCAGTGTCATCACAGAATCAGAGGCACAATTGTGGTGGGCAGCGAAGGAGCTAAGACGAACAAAGAAGCTTTCGGACTACGTGGGGAAGAATGAAAAAACCAAAATTATCGTCAAGATTCAGCGG AGGGGGCAGGGAGCTCCAGCGCGAGAACCCATCATTAGCAGTGAGGAGCAGAAACAGCTGATGCTCTATTATCACAGAAGACAAGAGGAGCTCAAG AAATTGGAAGAAAATGACGACGATTCCTGTTTAAATTCTCCGTGGGCAGATAACACTGctttgaaaagacattttcatgGAGTAAAAGACATAAAGTGGAGACCAAGATGA
- the CFAP298 gene encoding cilia- and flagella-associated protein 298 isoform X1, whose amino-acid sequence MVLLHVKRGDESQFLLQAPGSTELEELTVQVARVYNARLKVQRVCSEMEELAEHGVFLPPNMQGLTDDQIEDLKLKDEWGEKCVPSAGSVFKKDDIGRRNGQAPNEKMKQVLKKTIEEAKAIISKKHVEANVCVTMEMVKDALDQLRGAVMIVYPMGLPPYDPIRMEFENKEDLSGSQAALSVITESEAQLWWAAKELRRTKKLSDYVGKNEKTKIIVKIQRRGQGAPAREPIISSEEQKQLMLYYHRRQEELKKLEENDDDSCLNSPWADNTALKRHFHGVKDIKWRPR is encoded by the exons GCTGGAGGAGCTCACGGTGCAGGTGGCCCGGGTCTACAACGCGCGGCTCAAGGTGCAGCGCGTCTGCTCAG aaatggaagaatTAGCAGAACATGGCGTGTTTCTCCCTCCCAATATGCAAGGACTGACTGATGACCAGATTGAAGATTTGAAATTAAAGGATGAATGGGGTGAAAAGTGTGTCCCCAGTGCGGGTTCAGTATTTAAAAAGGATGATATTGGACGAAGGAATGGACAAG ctccAAATGAAAAGATGAAGCAAGTTTTAAAGAAGACTATAGAAGAAGCCAAAGCAATAATATCTAAG AAACATGTGGAAGCCAATGTCTGCGTTACCATGGAGATGGTGAAAGACGCCTTGGACCAGCTTCGAGGTGCAGTGATGATTGTTTATCCCATGGGGTTGCCGCCATACGATCCTATCCGGAtggaatttgaaaataaagaagatCTGTCGGGGAGTCAG GCAGCACTCAGTGTCATCACAGAATCAGAGGCACAATTGTGGTGGGCAGCGAAGGAGCTAAGACGAACAAAGAAGCTTTCGGACTACGTGGGGAAGAATGAAAAAACCAAAATTATCGTCAAGATTCAGCGG AGGGGGCAGGGAGCTCCAGCGCGAGAACCCATCATTAGCAGTGAGGAGCAGAAACAGCTGATGCTCTATTATCACAGAAGACAAGAGGAGCTCAAG AAATTGGAAGAAAATGACGACGATTCCTGTTTAAATTCTCCGTGGGCAGATAACACTGctttgaaaagacattttcatgGAGTAAAAGACATAAAGTGGAGACCAAGATGA